Proteins found in one Quercus robur chromosome 2, dhQueRobu3.1, whole genome shotgun sequence genomic segment:
- the LOC126714741 gene encoding uncharacterized protein LOC126714741 isoform X3, giving the protein MSEASRNTVTRSELTRIGPDYFGYYTREVVELLSQDDDILPSASQTSSLSGRKCGEVVGNNTIEYRNKFSGSLLTNSIGAGLSDFKKEGLKALLRQSISILSPEVDEMLDPVLAVCRLKSEVRRRKRPLSHTSATYDSDAGQVPHKKLKTTEAPKKSAALEGSKEFHLESNRGSEEDHREMDDLQFFLENDTLEVEDTVNKFSDELSAKLGYIEQQLEELLGAIMSTCRQFLQLRPCLLSLSLSLSLSLSSLGGYDSYREATAS; this is encoded by the exons ATGTCAGAAGCTTCAAGGAACACAGTCACCAGATCGGAATTAACTCGTATAGGACCAGATTACTTTGGTTACTATACACGCGAAGTAGTAGAACTGTTGTCTCAAGATGATGATATTCTGCCTTCTGCTTCCCAAACATCTAGTTTATCTGGAAGAAAATGTGGGGAGGTCGTGGGGAACAATACAATTGAGTATAGGAACAAATTTTCTGGTTCTTTATTAACTAATAGCATAGGAGCTGGACTTTCAGATTTCAAAAAAGAAGGATTGAAGGCATTGCTGCGGCAGAGTATATCTATTCTTTCACCAGAAGTTGATGAG ATGCTGGATCCTGTTCTAGCTGTCTGTCGGTTAAAATCTGAAGTAAGAAGGAGAAAGCGTCCATTGAGTCATACGAGTGCCACATATGACAGTGATGCAGGGCAGGTTCCACATAAGAAACTCaag ACTACAGAAGCCCCTAAGAAGAGTGCTGCTCTGGAGGGGTCTAAG GAGTTTCATTTGGAATCAAACAGAGGTTCTGAGGAAGACCACAGAGAG ATGGATGACTTGCAGTTCTTTCTAGAGAATGATACCTTGGAGGTTGAGGATACAGTGAACAAATTTTCTGATGAACTCTCTGCAAAA TTAGGCTACATTGAGCAGCAGCTTGAGGAGCTTCTTGGTGCTATAATGTCCACGTGCAG ACAGTTTTTGCAGCTTAGGCCAtgtcttctctccctctctctctctctctctctctctctctcttccctagGG GGCTATGACTCTTACCGAGAAGCAACAGCTTCGTAA
- the LOC126714741 gene encoding uncharacterized protein LOC126714741 isoform X1, whose amino-acid sequence MSEASRNTVTRSELTRIGPDYFGYYTREVVELLSQDDDILPSASQTSSLSGRKCGEVVGNNTIEYRNKFSGSLLTNSIGAGLSDFKKEGLKALLRQSISILSPEVDEMLDPVLAVCRLKSEVRRRKRPLSHTSATYDSDAGQVPHKKLKTTEAPKKSAALEGSKEFHLESNRGSEEDHREMDDLQFFLENDTLEVEDTVNKFSDELSAKLGYIEQQLEELLGAIMSTCRAMTLTEKQQLRKLIQKLPPKNLDRVVEIIQHGKLAEPQSRDEIFVDLEKENNITLWRLYYYIGAVEKARMT is encoded by the exons ATGTCAGAAGCTTCAAGGAACACAGTCACCAGATCGGAATTAACTCGTATAGGACCAGATTACTTTGGTTACTATACACGCGAAGTAGTAGAACTGTTGTCTCAAGATGATGATATTCTGCCTTCTGCTTCCCAAACATCTAGTTTATCTGGAAGAAAATGTGGGGAGGTCGTGGGGAACAATACAATTGAGTATAGGAACAAATTTTCTGGTTCTTTATTAACTAATAGCATAGGAGCTGGACTTTCAGATTTCAAAAAAGAAGGATTGAAGGCATTGCTGCGGCAGAGTATATCTATTCTTTCACCAGAAGTTGATGAG ATGCTGGATCCTGTTCTAGCTGTCTGTCGGTTAAAATCTGAAGTAAGAAGGAGAAAGCGTCCATTGAGTCATACGAGTGCCACATATGACAGTGATGCAGGGCAGGTTCCACATAAGAAACTCaag ACTACAGAAGCCCCTAAGAAGAGTGCTGCTCTGGAGGGGTCTAAG GAGTTTCATTTGGAATCAAACAGAGGTTCTGAGGAAGACCACAGAGAG ATGGATGACTTGCAGTTCTTTCTAGAGAATGATACCTTGGAGGTTGAGGATACAGTGAACAAATTTTCTGATGAACTCTCTGCAAAA TTAGGCTACATTGAGCAGCAGCTTGAGGAGCTTCTTGGTGCTATAATGTCCACGTGCAG GGCTATGACTCTTACCGAGAAGCAACAGCTTCGTAAATTGATCCAGAAGCTACCACCAAAAAATCTTGACCGTGTAGTGGAAATCATCCAACATGGCAAGCTGGCAGAACCACAATCACGTGATGaaatttttgttgatcttgaaaaagag AATAATATAACACTTTGGAGATTGTACTACTATATTGGAGCAGTTGAAAAAGCTAGAATGACttag
- the LOC126714741 gene encoding uncharacterized protein LOC126714741 isoform X2 produces the protein MSEASRNTVTRSELTRIGPDYFGYYTREVVELLSQDDDILPSASQTSSLSGRKCGEVVGNNTIEYRNKFSGSLLTNSIGAGLSDFKKEGLKALLRQSISILSPEVDEMLDPVLAVCRLKSEVRRRKRPLSHTSATYDSDAGQVPHKKLKTTEAPKKSAALEGSKMDDLQFFLENDTLEVEDTVNKFSDELSAKLGYIEQQLEELLGAIMSTCRAMTLTEKQQLRKLIQKLPPKNLDRVVEIIQHGKLAEPQSRDEIFVDLEKENNITLWRLYYYIGAVEKARMT, from the exons ATGTCAGAAGCTTCAAGGAACACAGTCACCAGATCGGAATTAACTCGTATAGGACCAGATTACTTTGGTTACTATACACGCGAAGTAGTAGAACTGTTGTCTCAAGATGATGATATTCTGCCTTCTGCTTCCCAAACATCTAGTTTATCTGGAAGAAAATGTGGGGAGGTCGTGGGGAACAATACAATTGAGTATAGGAACAAATTTTCTGGTTCTTTATTAACTAATAGCATAGGAGCTGGACTTTCAGATTTCAAAAAAGAAGGATTGAAGGCATTGCTGCGGCAGAGTATATCTATTCTTTCACCAGAAGTTGATGAG ATGCTGGATCCTGTTCTAGCTGTCTGTCGGTTAAAATCTGAAGTAAGAAGGAGAAAGCGTCCATTGAGTCATACGAGTGCCACATATGACAGTGATGCAGGGCAGGTTCCACATAAGAAACTCaag ACTACAGAAGCCCCTAAGAAGAGTGCTGCTCTGGAGGGGTCTAAG ATGGATGACTTGCAGTTCTTTCTAGAGAATGATACCTTGGAGGTTGAGGATACAGTGAACAAATTTTCTGATGAACTCTCTGCAAAA TTAGGCTACATTGAGCAGCAGCTTGAGGAGCTTCTTGGTGCTATAATGTCCACGTGCAG GGCTATGACTCTTACCGAGAAGCAACAGCTTCGTAAATTGATCCAGAAGCTACCACCAAAAAATCTTGACCGTGTAGTGGAAATCATCCAACATGGCAAGCTGGCAGAACCACAATCACGTGATGaaatttttgttgatcttgaaaaagag AATAATATAACACTTTGGAGATTGTACTACTATATTGGAGCAGTTGAAAAAGCTAGAATGACttag
- the LOC126714742 gene encoding 28 kDa ribonucleoprotein, chloroplastic-like translates to MAESCLISTPTLFTTKNQSPFLSLPSKPTKLTHLSFSSSPSFPSWVSLKNKSLPFQLVPLVAQTSDWAQQEEGEENQVEKGLSWEGQGLEETVASAASDESEPEGEEEEESSGEGVLGGGEEFYPEPSEEAKLFVGNLSYDVDSEKLAEVFNQAGVVEIAEVIYNRETDQSRGFGFVTMSTVEEAEKAVDIFHRYDLNGRLLTVNKAAPRGSRLERPRMNDSSFRIYVGNLPWQVDDARLEQVFSEHGKVVNARVVYDRETGRSRGFGFVTMASETELNDAIAALDGQSLEGRAIRVNVAEERPRRGAFSF, encoded by the exons ATGGCAGAAAGTTGTTTAATTTCCACACCAACACTCTTCACCACTAAAAACCAATCCCCATTTCTCTCACTTCCCTCAAAACCCACCAAGCTCACACACCTCTCATTCTCATCCTCACCATCTTTCCCTTCATGGGTCTCCCTCAAAAACAAGTCTTTGCCTTTCCAACTAGTCCCACTCGTGGCTCAGACCTCAGACTGGGCTCAACAAGAAGAAGGGGAAGAGAACCAAGTTGAAAAGGGTTTGAGTTGGGAGGGCCAAGGGTTGGAGGAGACAGTGGCTAGTGCTGCTTCTGATGAAAGTGAGCCTgaaggtgaagaagaagaagagagttcTGGAGAGGGGGTTTTGGGTGGGGGTGAAGAATTTTATCCAGAGCCATCTGAAGAGGCCAAACTCTTTGTGGGTAATTTGTCTTATGATGTTGATAGTGAGAAACTAGCTGAGGTCTTCAATCAAGCTGGGGTTGTTGAAATTGCTGAG GTAATTTACAATAGGGAGACAGACCAGAGtagaggttttgggtttgtAACTATGAGTACTGTTGAAGAAGCTGAGAAGGCTGTGGATATCTTCCATCGTTAT GATTTAAATGGAAGGCTTTTAACTGTAAACAAGGCTGCTCCTAGAGGGTCACGTTTAGAACGACCTAGAATGAATGATTCTTCATTCAGAATCTATGTTGGTAACCTGCCATGGCAAGTGGATGATGCTCGTCTGGAGCAGGTTTTTAGCGAACATGGGAAGGTGGTTAATGCCAGGGTAGTTTATGACCGGGAAACAGGCCGTTCACGTGGATTTGGCTTTGTTACAATGGCTAGTGAGACAGAATTGAATGATGCGATTGCTGCTCTTGATGGACAG AGTTTGGAGGGCAGAGCGATCAGAGTAAACGTTGCTGAAGAACGACCAAGGCGTGGcgcattttctttttaa
- the LOC126714744 gene encoding uncharacterized protein LOC126714744, which yields MLTFHPNSKPWHQYVPTNLHSHTTSSTLYKTKILPFQIANTLNEGKQPKQSSAGKIKRLVLTQEGRSKLNTYPDREFYAYPRFVTHVDDGFISTLTNIYKERLRPSWEILDLMSSWISHLPKEVTYKKVVGHGLNAQELAKNSQLDYFFVKDLNQDQKLELESCSFDAVLCTVSVQYLQQPEKVFAEVFRVLRPGGAFIVSFSNRLFYEKAISAWRDATGYGRVQLVVQYFQCVEGFTQPEIIRKLPATGGAQEDKSPFSWIRKLLGLLSGSDPFYSVIAYKNFRPTYE from the exons ATGCTCACCTTTCATCCAAACTCCAAGCCATGGCACCAATATGTTCCAACCAATTTACACTCACATACCACCTCTTCTACGTTATACAAAACCAAAATCCTTCCATTCCAAATTGCAAACACTTTAAATGAAGGCAAGCAACCTAAACAATCCTCAGCAGGCAAAATCAAACGCCTTGTTCTGACCCAAGAAGGTAGATCAAAACTAAACACCTACCCGGACCGAGAATTCTATGCTTATCCAAGGTTTGTGACCCATGTTGATGATGGATTTATATCCACATTGACCAATATCTATAAAGAAAGGTTGAGACCAAGTTGGGAAATTCTTGACCTCATGAGTTCATGGATTAGCCATCTACCTAAGGAAGTAACATACAAAAAAGTGGTGGGACATGGACTAAATGCACAAGAGCTTGCAAAGAACTCTCAGCTGGACTATTTCTTTGTGAAGGATCTCAATCAGGATCAAAAGCTTGAATTGGAAAGTTGTAGCTTTGATGCAGTGCTATGCACTGTGAGTGTACAGTATCTTCAACAGCCAGAGAAG GTATTTGCAGAGGTGTTTCGGGTGCTAAGGCCAGGAGGGGCATTCATTGTGAGCTTTAGCAATCGATTGTTCTACGAGAAAGCCATAAGTGCATGGAGAGATGCGACTGGATATGGCAGGGTCCAACTAGTAGTGCAGTACTTCCAATGTGTGGAAGGATTCACTCAACCAGAAATTATTCGAAAGTTACCAGCTACTGGTGGTGCTCAAGAGGACAAATCACCATTCAGTTGGATCAGGAAGCTGCTGGGATTGTTGTCTGGATCTGACCCTTTCTATTCAGTGATAGCTTATAAGAACTTCAGACCAACATATGAATGA